From Falco cherrug isolate bFalChe1 chromosome 4, bFalChe1.pri, whole genome shotgun sequence, one genomic window encodes:
- the PGPEP1 gene encoding pyroglutamyl-peptidase 1 isoform X4, whose product MATTVTLEKCGHNVGYKGLDNCRFCPGSQCCVEGGPECIDSIIDMDTVCKRVSALGLDVTVTISKDAGRYLCDFTYYTSLYQSHGRSAFVHVPPLGKPYSAEQLGRALQAIIEEMLDVLEHSKDEINCQHEH is encoded by the exons ATGGCTACGACTGTAACTCTGGAGAAGTGCGGCCATAATGTAGGTTATAAAGGCTTAGACAACTGCCGTTTCTGCCCAGGCTCTCAGTGTTGCGTAGAAGGTGGCCCCGAATGCATCGATTCCATTATTGACATGGACACGGTTTGCAAGAGAGTCTCAGCACTGGGGCTGGATGTCACGGTCACTATATCTAAGGATGCCGGCAG ATACCTCTGTGACTTCACTTACTACACTTCCTTATATCAGAGCCACGGGAGGTCAGCTTTTGTTCACGTGCCTCCGCTGGGAAAACCATATAGCGCAGAACAGCTGGGTCGAGCACTACAGGCTATAATAGAAGAAATGCTGGATGTTTTAGAGCATTCtaaagatgaaataaattgTCAGCATGAACACTGA
- the PGPEP1 gene encoding pyroglutamyl-peptidase 1 isoform X2: MKGPSFAGESLSGSFARGFGPFGEHAVNASWIAVQELEKLGLRDDVDLHVYEVPVEYQTVQSLIPELWKKHSPQLVVHVGVSGMATTVTLEKCGHNVGYKGLDNCRFCPGSQCCVEGGPECIDSIIDMDTVCKRVSALGLDVTVTISKDAGRYLCDFTYYTSLYQSHGRSAFVHVPPLGKPYSAEQLGRALQAIIEEMLDVLEHSKDEINCQHEH; encoded by the exons GGTTTGGTCCGTTTGGAGAGCATGCTGTTAACGCCAGCTGGATTGCAGTTCAG GAGCTGGAGAAGCTAGGGTTGCGAGATGATGTGGATCTGCACGTCTATGAAGTCCCAGTTGAATACCAGACAGTGCAAAGTCTCATTCCTGAATTATGGAAAAAGCACAGTCCCCAA TTGGTGGTTCATGTGGGTGTTTCGGGTATGGCTACGACTGTAACTCTGGAGAAGTGCGGCCATAATGTAGGTTATAAAGGCTTAGACAACTGCCGTTTCTGCCCAGGCTCTCAGTGTTGCGTAGAAGGTGGCCCCGAATGCATCGATTCCATTATTGACATGGACACGGTTTGCAAGAGAGTCTCAGCACTGGGGCTGGATGTCACGGTCACTATATCTAAGGATGCCGGCAG ATACCTCTGTGACTTCACTTACTACACTTCCTTATATCAGAGCCACGGGAGGTCAGCTTTTGTTCACGTGCCTCCGCTGGGAAAACCATATAGCGCAGAACAGCTGGGTCGAGCACTACAGGCTATAATAGAAGAAATGCTGGATGTTTTAGAGCATTCtaaagatgaaataaattgTCAGCATGAACACTGA
- the PGPEP1 gene encoding pyroglutamyl-peptidase 1 isoform X1, giving the protein MQCPAPASRWPLPVPADPGPGFGPFGEHAVNASWIAVQELEKLGLRDDVDLHVYEVPVEYQTVQSLIPELWKKHSPQLVVHVGVSGMATTVTLEKCGHNVGYKGLDNCRFCPGSQCCVEGGPECIDSIIDMDTVCKRVSALGLDVTVTISKDAGRYLCDFTYYTSLYQSHGRSAFVHVPPLGKPYSAEQLGRALQAIIEEMLDVLEHSKDEINCQHEH; this is encoded by the exons GGTTTGGTCCGTTTGGAGAGCATGCTGTTAACGCCAGCTGGATTGCAGTTCAG GAGCTGGAGAAGCTAGGGTTGCGAGATGATGTGGATCTGCACGTCTATGAAGTCCCAGTTGAATACCAGACAGTGCAAAGTCTCATTCCTGAATTATGGAAAAAGCACAGTCCCCAA TTGGTGGTTCATGTGGGTGTTTCGGGTATGGCTACGACTGTAACTCTGGAGAAGTGCGGCCATAATGTAGGTTATAAAGGCTTAGACAACTGCCGTTTCTGCCCAGGCTCTCAGTGTTGCGTAGAAGGTGGCCCCGAATGCATCGATTCCATTATTGACATGGACACGGTTTGCAAGAGAGTCTCAGCACTGGGGCTGGATGTCACGGTCACTATATCTAAGGATGCCGGCAG ATACCTCTGTGACTTCACTTACTACACTTCCTTATATCAGAGCCACGGGAGGTCAGCTTTTGTTCACGTGCCTCCGCTGGGAAAACCATATAGCGCAGAACAGCTGGGTCGAGCACTACAGGCTATAATAGAAGAAATGCTGGATGTTTTAGAGCATTCtaaagatgaaataaattgTCAGCATGAACACTGA
- the PGPEP1 gene encoding pyroglutamyl-peptidase 1 isoform X3: MEKPRRAVVVTGFGPFGEHAVNASWIAVQELEKLGLRDDVDLHVYEVPVEYQTVQSLIPELWKKHSPQLVVHVGVSGMATTVTLEKCGHNVGYKGLDNCRFCPGSQCCVEGGPECIDSIIDMDTVCKRVSALGLDVTVTISKDAGRYLCDFTYYTSLYQSHGRSAFVHVPPLGKPYSAEQLGRALQAIIEEMLDVLEHSKDEINCQHEH; this comes from the exons GGTTTGGTCCGTTTGGAGAGCATGCTGTTAACGCCAGCTGGATTGCAGTTCAG GAGCTGGAGAAGCTAGGGTTGCGAGATGATGTGGATCTGCACGTCTATGAAGTCCCAGTTGAATACCAGACAGTGCAAAGTCTCATTCCTGAATTATGGAAAAAGCACAGTCCCCAA TTGGTGGTTCATGTGGGTGTTTCGGGTATGGCTACGACTGTAACTCTGGAGAAGTGCGGCCATAATGTAGGTTATAAAGGCTTAGACAACTGCCGTTTCTGCCCAGGCTCTCAGTGTTGCGTAGAAGGTGGCCCCGAATGCATCGATTCCATTATTGACATGGACACGGTTTGCAAGAGAGTCTCAGCACTGGGGCTGGATGTCACGGTCACTATATCTAAGGATGCCGGCAG ATACCTCTGTGACTTCACTTACTACACTTCCTTATATCAGAGCCACGGGAGGTCAGCTTTTGTTCACGTGCCTCCGCTGGGAAAACCATATAGCGCAGAACAGCTGGGTCGAGCACTACAGGCTATAATAGAAGAAATGCTGGATGTTTTAGAGCATTCtaaagatgaaataaattgTCAGCATGAACACTGA